A genomic region of Ornithorhynchus anatinus isolate Pmale09 chromosome 7, mOrnAna1.pri.v4, whole genome shotgun sequence contains the following coding sequences:
- the GPR25 gene encoding probable G-protein coupled receptor 25, with protein sequence MNFAAKNSYDLTEEVPELHPKALFNCPFLLEVASIKCTVSSPLLSLPPARRPSAHPPRGLLHLPLPREPVATAVAAARAVVTAAAAASAGSGASTTSAPGPAAAALSMTSQTWGPSSPGGLGPYSGWGDYEEVGGTVMPWCPTPELPYGYAYIPALYLAAFVVGLVGNGFVVALMVGQPGPRRLVDTFVLHLAVADLVFVCTLPLWAAAAGLGNHWPFGEGLCKLSSFAMAVNRCSSALLLAGMSLDRYLVVVKMLEVRPLRTPGCVVSACGVIWAISLLAGIPSLVFRKLQPAARASGSLCGEEASDAFQSLSLALLVFTFALPLAVILFCYCLISRRLRQHHGLGRHRKNSLRIIFAVVGTFVGSWLPLSLLRAFYHLSRLGVLELPCPLLLALRWGLTLSACLAFINSCANPIIYLSLDRSFRVRALRGACGKASRLVRRASSVSSSRDSRDSGSLFQARGRTRAGSAPGGPG encoded by the coding sequence CTCAGCCTCCCGCCCGCCAGACGGCCGTCCGCCCACCCACCCCGGGGCCTCCTGCACCTCCCTCTGCCCCGGGAACCAGTAGCAACAGCAGTGGCAGCGGCGAGGGCGGTGGtgacggcagcagcagcagcatcagcgGGCAGCGGTGCCAGCACCACCTCGGCCCCTGGTCCCGCAGCTGCTGCCCTCTCCATGACCAGCCAGACCTGGGGCCCGAGCTCCCCTGGCGGGCTCGGGCCCTACAGCGGGTGGGGGGACTACGAGGAGGTGGGGGGTACGGTGATGCCCTGGTGCCCCACGCCAGAGCTGCCCTACGGCTACGCTTACATCCCGGCCCTCTACCTGGCCGCCTTTGTCGTGGGCCTGGTGGGCAACGGCTTCGTGGTGGCACTCATGGTGGGCCAGCCGGGCCCCCGGCGGCTGGTGGACACGTTCGTGCTGCACCTGGCCGTGGCGGACCTGGTGTTCGTGTGCACCTTGCCCCTTTGGGCGGCGGCCGCGGGCCTGGGAAACCACTGGCCCTTCGGCGAGGGGCTCTGCAAGCTGAGCAGCTTCGCCATGGCGGTCAACCGCTGCTCCAGTGCCCTGCTGCTGGCCGGGATGAGCTTGGACCGCTATCTGGTCGTGGTCAAGATGCTGGAGGTGCGGCCCCTGCGGACGCCGGGCTGCGTGGTCAGCGCATGCGGGGTCATCTGGGCCATCTCCCTGCTGGCTGGCATCCCTTCTCTGGTCTTCCGGAAGCTGCAGCCGGCCGCCCGGGCCTCGGGCAGCTTGTGCGGGGAGGAGGCCTCGGACGCCTTTCAGAGCCTCAGCCTGGCCCTGCTGGTCTTCACCTTTGCCCTCCCGTTGGCCGTCATCCTCTTCTGCTACTGCCTCATTTCCCGGAGGCTGCGGCAGCACCACGGCTTGGGCCGGCACCGGAAAAACTCCCTCAGGATCATCTTCGCCGTGGTGGGCACCTTCGTGGGGTCCTGGCTGCCCTTGAGCCTCCTGAGGGCCTTCTACCACCTCAGCCGCCTTGGGGTCTTGGAACTGCCCTGCCCGCTGCTCCTGGCCCTGCGATGGGGTCTCACGCTGTCCGCCTGCCTGGCCTTCATCAACAGCTGCGCCAACCCCATCATCTACCTGTCCCTGGACCGCTCGTTCCGGGTGCGGGCACTGCGTGGGgcttgtgggaaggcctcccgctTGGTGCGTCGAGCCAGCTCCGTCTCGTCTTCCCGGGACAGCCGGGACAGCGGCTccctcttccaggccagaggccggaccaGGGCCGGGTCCGCACCCGGCGGCCCAGGCTAG